Proteins from a single region of Zavarzinella sp.:
- a CDS encoding sugar phosphate isomerase/epimerase family protein, which produces MNFTRREAIVAGAAVLLTNPLAAIEPIVRKTAKPHIRLSLAAYTFRKKLDLKKPEWTFIDFIEYAASQGLDAVELTGYYFKSTDASYLAELKLHSTRLGLDISGTAIGNDFCVGTPEQLATQIKTAKQWIEHTAMLGGKTIRFFAGKPAKNLDPTQAIQQAIKALQECAEHAKKFGVFVALENHGGITAEADDMLKIVQGVQSDAFGVNLDTGNFRTADPYGDLAKLAPYAVNVQVKTDIFTKGKAKEEANLGKFVEILNKVNYRGYVALEYEGSEDPLVAVPKYLGELRSLLEKK; this is translated from the coding sequence ATGAATTTCACACGTCGCGAAGCAATTGTAGCTGGTGCTGCGGTGCTGCTGACGAACCCGCTTGCTGCAATTGAACCAATCGTTCGGAAAACGGCGAAACCGCACATCCGATTAAGTCTGGCAGCGTATACCTTCCGCAAAAAACTGGATCTGAAAAAGCCAGAATGGACCTTTATCGATTTTATCGAATATGCCGCCTCACAAGGGCTGGATGCTGTGGAGCTGACTGGGTACTATTTCAAATCCACCGATGCCAGCTATCTGGCAGAATTAAAACTGCACAGTACCCGCCTTGGCCTGGATATCAGTGGGACTGCCATCGGCAACGATTTCTGCGTGGGCACACCCGAACAACTGGCCACTCAGATCAAGACGGCCAAACAATGGATTGAACATACCGCAATGCTGGGTGGGAAGACTATTCGCTTTTTTGCAGGCAAACCTGCCAAAAATCTGGACCCCACCCAGGCAATTCAGCAGGCGATCAAGGCTTTGCAGGAATGTGCGGAACATGCCAAAAAGTTTGGCGTATTTGTGGCACTGGAAAACCACGGTGGCATTACTGCAGAAGCAGACGACATGCTGAAGATTGTGCAGGGGGTGCAAAGCGACGCTTTTGGCGTGAACCTGGACACAGGCAACTTCCGCACCGCAGACCCTTATGGCGATCTGGCAAAACTGGCCCCTTATGCGGTCAATGTGCAGGTGAAGACCGACATCTTTACCAAAGGAAAAGCCAAGGAGGAGGCAAACCTGGGCAAGTTTGTCGAAATCCTGAACAAAGTAAACTATCGTGGGTACGTGGCACTGGAATATGAAGGCAGTGAAGACCCACTGGTGGCGGTGCCGAAATATCTGGGCGAATTGCGATCACTGTTAGAAAAAAAGTGA
- a CDS encoding alpha-2-macroglobulin family protein produces the protein MNTNERMQALALEQLYGLIEPQDAKELEAYLASPEGQPLKQQMAQWGTVLSTAAKTTFPEVQFAPPVATKITPTSTGVRAPRSMYRYALTAAICAAIAILAVPAGVQFSGWWSASQEVARQELARNKAKDEQATLEKEIASKAKAIVEERKRAQDELARLTTEHDQKLNEIQRKAADQEFSVSLMGPATIQPGAPNSWKMMVRNQKGKYAIPNRLEVVVKDQNDTELVHQSFEKPNEPPVLNLTTAFWNKVQPDTQLFMHVTAISTDNRKSTLMEKLPLARPVYVTQLTTDKPLYKPGEMVFYRSLTLDRGTFLPPEQDMLLVFKMTDPSGATKEIDRTNGRIFDGQKLITGPDRKPIRGIGAGQFALADAAPGGEYQLQVFEVEPATNKEKLLETRKFIVNNYDPDIFEKKLEFDGKTYGAGDLVQFKLTASRTEGGALKQAKATVVARVDNKEILNSQARLDNEGALRIRFELPKTLAKEEGTVSVTIQDGDSVETIVRPIPIIGTKLNIAFFPEGGELVAGLKSRVYFQARTPHGKPADLKGYLTDGKNRLAELKTLTDEELPGVNRGQGMFEFTPVAGLKYHVVLEKPSKIVPPSPEGFALPTVQASGVVLKSLDPINEVGKPIRLELQSTQDKVLHVGAYARGNLFQHVPVDVKANQPTAFELTGAASFGGVTRITVFEEIGKDDQLDLKPVAERLVYRQAAEKLALSVQPNKTGYTPAGKVELNLSTFDEKEKSVPAVVMVAVVNQSVITMADNKTDRLLPTHFYLAGDVKNPAELEHADFLLTDHPKAGVALDLLLGTQGWRRFAEQLTAPATKDREAVDQLLISTGQKATEAVEVTKLQFEAVNAKYVPQLEASALAVADAQSAYEEFANTQLPILRTTFNEKRAELERLNNSHTNALSVLHGYETRAESFRTLAMPILFCLMLTVGIIMGIRAMLASTQRRLIISGSMASFAIAGILVAGLIMTRPTEETTEAFFAKANDNKAVATAEGIEIEDQAAWHFNADNDRLNLMEGGGFGGGGGELEKLAEGKGFLRNEDLFQGRGGVRREKMLKAGGGNFPAPGMMAPRAPGGPPVFDGVPEMAVPQANAVDPGQKFDAKLALGLQKKNAEDKAKEARFGANRKQLMDQLMRQRRPNDGPNRGVGFGRGMPGAGVPFEAGMAAEELKEQAQNGMVPASPAYIREFAHTRDVTLGETRSDFAETVFWHPALVMPENGQATVSFQLSDSIARYQVLVAGHTLNGRIGAMTQTIEARKPFSVEPKLPLEVTNTDQLVIPIRVVNDSDSSRSISYQATANGLKFGNEVTVKDQMNLGPNGKGRKLLHATPSILQGPAGVYVEGNSEPAAMPDSSQRLLKVVPDGFPYAVAYSDVLEKTAHGKLFLPKDVVPGTLQARLEVYPNTMNDLVKGLEGLLREPHGCFEQTSTVNYPNVMILNYLKDTNQTNPELSQKAKGLLEKGYQRLVGYECPNTPTSAKLGFEWFGNKDRAHEALTAYGLLQFKDMAKVFDVDPTMIKRTQEFLMSRRDGKGGFLRDSQALDSFGRAPEYTTNAYIVWSLVESDPDNKEKLDLAKEIAALKEQATDAKSVGYSDSYFLAIVANILVQRDDRETALKILDRLAGKDLFKEGKVTGAKTSITNSGCVALDIETTSIAILGWLRSNEPRFAKTSKDATQWLTAQKGAFGGYGSTQSTILALKALITHAKKNARPAESGTMDVKIDGKLVATRKYSKDDLEVIAIEIPDYAKILTPGQEHTIELVKTVDEAGKEPEAGYPFTFACEATVLTPVSSKETALQLTTSLSRAAAVEGETVPVQVKLQNLQNKGQGMSMAIIGIPAGMKVPTDMKQLTDLRERNKISYFEIKGRELILYWRQMEPNQTVEVSVDLVCDLPGKYRGPASRAYLYYTNEYKHWVAPLSIEIAPADEEVVAGK, from the coding sequence ATGAATACAAATGAACGAATGCAGGCTTTGGCCCTGGAACAACTCTATGGCCTGATCGAGCCTCAAGATGCCAAAGAACTGGAGGCCTATCTGGCTTCTCCAGAAGGCCAGCCATTAAAGCAGCAAATGGCACAGTGGGGGACCGTGCTGTCCACCGCAGCCAAAACAACTTTTCCGGAGGTGCAGTTTGCACCGCCCGTGGCAACGAAGATCACCCCGACCTCGACTGGTGTGCGTGCCCCACGAAGTATGTATCGCTACGCACTGACGGCTGCCATCTGTGCGGCTATTGCAATTCTCGCCGTACCAGCAGGTGTGCAGTTTTCCGGCTGGTGGAGTGCGTCGCAGGAAGTTGCAAGGCAGGAACTTGCGCGAAACAAAGCGAAAGATGAACAGGCGACGCTGGAAAAGGAAATTGCCAGCAAAGCAAAAGCAATTGTGGAAGAACGGAAGCGTGCACAAGACGAACTCGCTCGCCTGACTACCGAACACGACCAGAAACTGAACGAAATTCAGCGAAAAGCAGCCGACCAGGAATTCAGTGTCAGCCTGATGGGACCTGCCACGATTCAGCCGGGTGCCCCCAACTCCTGGAAGATGATGGTGCGGAACCAGAAAGGGAAATACGCCATTCCCAACCGTCTGGAAGTAGTGGTGAAAGACCAGAACGATACGGAACTGGTGCACCAGAGCTTTGAAAAGCCGAACGAGCCACCCGTACTGAACCTGACTACCGCATTCTGGAACAAAGTGCAGCCAGACACGCAGCTATTCATGCATGTTACGGCGATTTCCACCGACAACCGCAAAAGTACTTTGATGGAAAAGTTGCCCCTGGCACGACCAGTCTATGTGACGCAACTAACTACGGATAAGCCACTTTACAAACCAGGTGAAATGGTATTTTACCGCTCCCTGACCCTGGACCGTGGGACGTTTCTGCCACCGGAACAGGATATGTTGCTGGTGTTCAAAATGACCGATCCTTCTGGTGCCACCAAAGAAATCGACCGCACCAACGGCCGGATTTTCGATGGCCAGAAGCTGATTACCGGACCAGACCGCAAGCCGATCCGTGGGATTGGCGCTGGGCAGTTTGCACTGGCGGATGCCGCCCCAGGTGGGGAATACCAGTTGCAGGTGTTTGAAGTGGAGCCTGCCACGAACAAGGAAAAACTGCTCGAAACCCGCAAGTTTATCGTGAACAATTACGATCCGGATATTTTTGAAAAGAAACTGGAATTTGATGGCAAGACATACGGTGCAGGCGATCTGGTTCAGTTCAAACTGACTGCCAGCCGCACGGAAGGTGGTGCCCTGAAGCAGGCGAAAGCTACCGTTGTTGCCCGAGTGGACAATAAAGAAATCCTCAATTCTCAGGCACGCCTCGATAATGAAGGTGCATTGCGAATCCGTTTTGAATTGCCCAAAACATTGGCCAAAGAAGAAGGTACCGTTTCTGTCACCATTCAGGATGGTGATTCCGTAGAAACGATCGTGCGTCCGATTCCGATTATCGGTACCAAACTGAATATCGCCTTCTTCCCGGAAGGTGGGGAACTGGTTGCTGGGTTGAAGAGCCGGGTTTACTTCCAGGCACGCACCCCACATGGGAAGCCAGCTGATCTGAAAGGCTATCTGACCGATGGCAAAAACCGTCTGGCAGAACTGAAAACCCTGACCGATGAAGAGCTCCCTGGTGTAAACCGTGGGCAGGGAATGTTCGAGTTTACTCCTGTGGCTGGTCTGAAGTACCACGTGGTGCTGGAAAAACCATCGAAAATTGTCCCACCCAGCCCGGAAGGTTTTGCACTGCCCACCGTCCAGGCCAGCGGCGTGGTGCTGAAATCGCTCGATCCCATTAACGAAGTGGGCAAACCAATCCGACTGGAACTGCAAAGCACCCAGGACAAAGTGCTGCACGTTGGTGCGTATGCTCGGGGCAATCTGTTCCAGCACGTACCGGTGGATGTGAAAGCCAATCAGCCCACAGCGTTCGAATTAACGGGTGCCGCATCTTTTGGTGGTGTTACACGGATTACCGTGTTCGAAGAAATTGGCAAAGACGACCAACTGGATCTGAAACCAGTGGCAGAACGATTAGTGTATCGTCAGGCGGCTGAAAAGCTGGCATTGAGTGTACAACCAAACAAAACCGGTTACACACCTGCCGGCAAGGTGGAATTGAATCTCTCAACTTTTGATGAAAAAGAAAAATCTGTCCCAGCAGTGGTGATGGTTGCTGTAGTGAATCAAAGTGTGATCACCATGGCGGACAACAAAACAGATCGACTGTTACCCACGCACTTCTATCTGGCTGGCGATGTCAAGAATCCTGCAGAACTGGAACATGCTGATTTTCTGCTGACCGACCACCCCAAAGCGGGCGTGGCACTCGATTTACTGTTAGGCACCCAGGGCTGGCGTCGATTTGCAGAGCAATTGACAGCACCTGCAACGAAAGATCGAGAAGCTGTGGATCAACTGTTGATTTCAACGGGCCAGAAGGCAACAGAAGCCGTTGAAGTAACCAAATTGCAGTTCGAAGCAGTGAATGCCAAATATGTACCACAACTGGAGGCAAGTGCGTTGGCCGTGGCTGATGCACAATCGGCTTACGAAGAGTTTGCAAATACACAATTGCCGATTCTTCGAACAACCTTCAACGAAAAACGAGCCGAACTGGAACGTCTGAATAACTCCCACACCAATGCCTTGAGTGTGCTGCATGGCTATGAAACCCGTGCCGAATCGTTCCGCACGCTTGCAATGCCGATACTGTTCTGCCTGATGCTGACCGTGGGGATTATCATGGGCATCCGAGCGATGCTGGCATCGACCCAACGTCGGCTGATCATTTCAGGCAGCATGGCTTCATTTGCAATTGCCGGCATCCTGGTTGCTGGTTTGATCATGACCCGCCCCACCGAGGAAACCACGGAAGCTTTCTTTGCCAAGGCCAATGACAACAAGGCTGTTGCAACTGCAGAAGGGATAGAAATTGAAGATCAGGCTGCGTGGCATTTTAACGCAGACAATGATCGACTTAACTTGATGGAAGGCGGTGGATTCGGTGGTGGAGGTGGCGAACTGGAAAAACTGGCCGAAGGCAAAGGATTTCTTCGCAATGAAGATCTTTTCCAAGGCCGTGGTGGTGTCAGACGGGAGAAGATGCTGAAAGCTGGTGGGGGTAACTTTCCAGCACCTGGAATGATGGCACCGAGAGCACCTGGTGGTCCCCCTGTATTTGATGGTGTACCTGAAATGGCCGTACCCCAAGCGAACGCTGTCGATCCAGGACAGAAGTTCGATGCGAAATTAGCACTTGGATTACAGAAGAAAAATGCAGAGGATAAAGCGAAAGAAGCACGTTTTGGTGCCAATCGCAAGCAACTAATGGATCAGCTGATGCGTCAACGCCGGCCCAATGATGGACCGAACCGTGGTGTTGGCTTTGGACGCGGGATGCCCGGTGCAGGAGTGCCTTTCGAAGCTGGCATGGCAGCCGAAGAACTAAAAGAACAAGCTCAGAATGGTATGGTACCTGCATCCCCTGCATATATTCGCGAGTTTGCCCACACACGTGATGTGACTCTGGGTGAAACCCGTTCGGACTTTGCCGAAACTGTTTTCTGGCATCCCGCATTGGTAATGCCGGAAAATGGTCAGGCCACCGTCAGTTTTCAACTGTCGGATTCGATTGCCCGCTATCAGGTGCTGGTGGCTGGCCACACTCTGAACGGCCGCATTGGTGCAATGACACAAACCATTGAAGCCCGCAAGCCGTTCTCTGTTGAACCGAAACTGCCTCTGGAAGTCACCAATACCGATCAACTGGTGATTCCGATTCGCGTAGTGAATGATTCGGACAGCAGCAGGTCGATCAGCTATCAGGCAACTGCCAATGGTTTGAAGTTCGGCAATGAAGTCACGGTGAAGGATCAGATGAACCTGGGGCCGAATGGCAAAGGTCGCAAACTACTCCATGCTACCCCATCGATCCTGCAAGGCCCAGCCGGGGTGTATGTGGAAGGGAACAGCGAACCCGCAGCAATGCCAGACAGTTCGCAACGGTTATTGAAAGTAGTGCCCGATGGTTTCCCATATGCAGTTGCCTACAGCGATGTGCTGGAAAAAACTGCCCACGGTAAACTGTTTCTTCCCAAGGATGTAGTGCCTGGAACATTACAGGCACGCCTGGAAGTATACCCCAACACAATGAACGATCTGGTGAAGGGACTGGAAGGTTTACTGCGGGAGCCACATGGTTGCTTTGAACAGACCAGCACCGTGAACTATCCCAACGTGATGATTCTGAATTACCTGAAAGACACCAATCAGACGAATCCGGAACTCAGCCAGAAAGCGAAAGGCTTGCTGGAAAAAGGTTACCAGCGTCTGGTTGGTTACGAATGCCCCAATACACCCACCAGTGCCAAGTTGGGCTTTGAGTGGTTTGGAAATAAAGATCGTGCCCACGAAGCCTTGACTGCATACGGATTGCTGCAGTTCAAAGATATGGCCAAAGTGTTTGATGTGGACCCCACCATGATCAAGCGGACCCAGGAATTCCTGATGTCCCGCCGCGATGGGAAAGGTGGTTTCCTGCGTGATTCCCAAGCACTGGATAGTTTTGGTCGTGCTCCGGAATACACCACCAACGCCTACATTGTCTGGTCGCTGGTAGAAAGTGACCCAGACAACAAGGAAAAGCTTGACCTGGCAAAAGAAATCGCGGCACTGAAAGAGCAGGCCACGGATGCCAAATCGGTGGGGTATAGCGATTCTTACTTCCTGGCAATTGTCGCCAATATCCTGGTGCAGCGGGATGATCGGGAAACCGCCCTGAAGATTCTCGATCGTCTGGCAGGCAAGGATCTGTTCAAGGAAGGGAAGGTAACTGGTGCGAAGACCAGCATCACCAACTCGGGTTGTGTGGCACTGGACATCGAAACCACTTCGATTGCGATCCTGGGCTGGTTGCGTTCCAACGAACCACGCTTTGCCAAGACATCCAAGGATGCCACCCAGTGGCTGACGGCACAGAAAGGTGCATTTGGTGGCTATGGTTCAACACAGTCGACCATCCTGGCACTGAAAGCGTTGATAACCCATGCCAAGAAGAATGCCCGCCCTGCAGAAAGTGGCACGATGGATGTTAAGATCGATGGCAAGCTGGTTGCCACCCGCAAGTACAGCAAGGACGATCTGGAAGTGATTGCAATTGAGATTCCTGATTATGCCAAAATCCTGACCCCAGGCCAGGAACACACCATTGAACTGGTGAAGACCGTAGATGAAGCGGGCAAAGAACCGGAAGCGGGTTATCCCTTCACGTTCGCCTGCGAAGCGACGGTGCTGACACCTGTATCCAGCAAAGAAACCGCACTGCAATTAACCACTTCGTTAAGTCGTGCGGCTGCAGTGGAAGGTGAAACCGTGCCAGTACAGGTGAAACTGCAAAACCTGCAGAATAAAGGTCAGGGGATGAGCATGGCGATTATTGGGATTCCTGCGGGGATGAAAGTTCCCACTGATATGAAGCAACTGACCGATCTGCGGGAACGCAACAAGATCAGTTACTTTGAAATCAAAGGCCGTGAACTGATCCTCTACTGGCGGCAGATGGAACCCAACCAGACCGTGGAAGTCAGCGTTGATCTGGTGTGCGACCTGCCCGGCAAGTACCGTGGGCCTGCAAGTCGTGCCTATCTGTACTACACCAATGAATATAAACATTGGGTGGCACCACTCAGCATTGAAATTGCTCCCGCCGATGAAGAAGTGGTCGCCGGGAAATAG
- the hslU gene encoding ATP-dependent protease ATPase subunit HslU: MTPRQIVQELDRYIVGQHDAKKAVAVAIRNRWRRQQLSEELRKDITPKNIILIGPTGVGKTEIARRLATLVGAPFVKVEATKFTEVGYVGRDCESIIRDLTEIAVGLVKQEQRVEVAEKAKEQVNERLLDMLVAPKDQWLPPEDTDEAARRERTREKFRQMLLNGELEDRKVELQVENKAIPVGIFSSTGGMEQMDMNLQDMFERMMPKSTQPRQITVAEARKILLENETESLIDRGTLHEKAVALVENQGIVFLDEIDKVCVQGSSSGPDVSRQGVQRDLLPIVEGTTVNTKYGQVRTDHILFIAAGAFHVAKPADLMPELQGRFPIRVELTDLTRDDFLRILTEPKHAITKQYAQLLATEGVQVEFSQDGIEALGDIAFEVNRTAQNIGARRLHTIMEKVVEEISFDAPDQVAKKVVIDAKYVQERLGNIVKNEDLSKYIL, translated from the coding sequence ATGACCCCCCGACAAATCGTGCAGGAACTGGATCGATATATCGTAGGTCAGCACGATGCCAAAAAAGCAGTGGCTGTGGCTATCCGCAATCGCTGGCGCAGACAGCAACTTTCGGAAGAGTTACGCAAAGACATTACACCCAAGAATATTATTCTGATTGGTCCCACTGGTGTGGGGAAAACAGAAATTGCCCGCCGATTAGCCACGTTGGTGGGGGCACCATTTGTGAAAGTGGAAGCCACCAAGTTTACTGAAGTGGGCTACGTTGGCCGCGATTGCGAAAGCATTATTCGCGACTTAACCGAAATTGCCGTGGGTTTAGTGAAGCAGGAACAACGCGTTGAGGTGGCTGAAAAAGCCAAAGAACAGGTGAATGAACGCCTGCTGGATATGCTGGTCGCACCGAAGGATCAGTGGTTGCCACCGGAAGACACAGATGAAGCCGCCCGCAGAGAACGCACGCGGGAGAAGTTTCGCCAGATGCTGTTAAATGGCGAACTTGAAGACCGCAAAGTGGAATTGCAGGTAGAAAACAAAGCAATTCCCGTGGGCATTTTTTCATCCACCGGTGGGATGGAACAGATGGACATGAACTTGCAGGACATGTTCGAACGGATGATGCCCAAATCGACGCAGCCGCGTCAGATTACGGTGGCGGAAGCCCGCAAGATTCTGCTGGAAAATGAAACGGAATCGCTGATTGACCGTGGCACGCTGCACGAGAAGGCAGTGGCCTTAGTTGAGAATCAGGGGATTGTGTTTCTCGATGAAATTGACAAAGTGTGCGTACAGGGTTCCAGCAGTGGGCCGGATGTCAGCAGGCAGGGCGTGCAACGCGATCTGCTGCCGATTGTGGAAGGCACCACCGTGAATACCAAGTACGGGCAGGTACGCACCGATCATATTCTGTTTATTGCCGCAGGTGCGTTCCATGTAGCCAAACCAGCCGATCTGATGCCGGAATTGCAGGGAAGATTCCCCATCCGGGTGGAACTGACTGATTTAACGCGAGACGATTTCCTTCGGATTCTGACAGAGCCGAAGCACGCGATCACCAAGCAGTATGCCCAACTGCTTGCCACGGAAGGGGTGCAGGTGGAATTCAGCCAGGATGGAATTGAAGCACTGGGCGATATTGCATTTGAAGTAAACCGCACTGCACAGAATATCGGTGCCCGCCGACTGCATACCATCATGGAAAAAGTGGTGGAAGAGATCAGTTTCGACGCACCCGACCAGGTGGCGAAAAAGGTGGTGATTGATGCGAAGTATGTGCAGGAACGCCTGGGGAATATTGTGAAGAACGAAGATCTGAGCAAATATATTCTGTAG
- a CDS encoding thioredoxin family protein has protein sequence MNCFLTRNVVPGPTLMLLVVGAASLLWAPINGFSQDVPQIKWRADYDSARKESADKDLPMFVEFQTDTCIHCRRLEQETFADKGIIDKLNQHFVPLKVNASLFPRLVSALQIKLYPTMVIASPDGKIVGFIEGYQDVKALDGQLQKIIEQATPTWMVQKQEAAEKAVEEGNYLLAMQHLQLILKDGKERTIQKKAKLLQAEIDQLAAARLVRIQQVVKRGDNDTAADLLTDLQLRFAGTKAALASAKEFPADHEIFTAQANQEQRQVRDLLVQAKTAYQKERYHDALEVCRLIESLHADTPEGKIARDMVADIHADPAKLEAATISLNEKLAESYLYLAESFLEKGEQHAAALYFERAVRTAPASVVAREAQLKLVRLQPRTVATPASLKKEK, from the coding sequence TTGAATTGCTTTCTCACACGAAACGTGGTGCCTGGTCCCACGTTAATGTTACTTGTTGTTGGTGCCGCCAGTCTGCTATGGGCTCCAATTAATGGATTTTCCCAGGACGTACCACAAATCAAGTGGCGTGCAGATTACGATTCTGCCAGAAAGGAATCTGCCGATAAAGACCTGCCAATGTTTGTGGAATTTCAGACGGATACGTGCATCCATTGCCGCCGACTGGAACAGGAAACCTTTGCGGACAAAGGCATCATTGACAAACTGAACCAGCATTTTGTGCCTTTGAAGGTCAATGCATCGCTGTTTCCACGTCTGGTATCCGCTCTGCAGATCAAACTTTACCCCACGATGGTAATCGCATCGCCCGATGGCAAAATCGTGGGCTTCATCGAAGGTTATCAGGATGTCAAAGCCCTTGATGGCCAACTGCAGAAAATTATTGAACAAGCCACCCCCACCTGGATGGTGCAGAAACAGGAAGCAGCCGAGAAGGCAGTTGAAGAAGGAAACTATCTGCTGGCAATGCAGCACCTGCAGCTCATTCTGAAAGATGGCAAAGAACGCACAATTCAGAAGAAGGCAAAACTACTTCAGGCGGAAATCGATCAACTGGCCGCTGCCCGCCTGGTGCGGATCCAGCAAGTGGTGAAGCGTGGGGATAACGATACGGCAGCCGACCTGTTGACCGATCTGCAACTGCGATTTGCCGGCACCAAAGCTGCTCTGGCCAGTGCCAAAGAATTTCCGGCAGATCACGAGATCTTTACAGCTCAAGCCAATCAGGAACAACGTCAGGTGCGTGATTTACTGGTGCAGGCCAAAACAGCATACCAGAAAGAACGCTACCACGATGCGCTGGAAGTCTGCCGACTGATCGAAAGCCTGCACGCAGACACCCCGGAAGGGAAAATTGCCCGCGACATGGTGGCTGATATCCATGCCGACCCAGCCAAACTGGAAGCAGCAACGATCAGCCTCAATGAAAAGCTTGCAGAATCGTATCTGTATCTGGCAGAATCATTTCTGGAAAAAGGCGAGCAACATGCTGCAGCACTTTATTTTGAGCGTGCTGTCCGAACAGCACCCGCTTCTGTGGTGGCTCGTGAAGCTCAGTTGAAACTGGTGCGGTTACAACCTAGAACCGTTGCTACCCCAGCCAGCCTGAAGAAAGAGAAATAA
- the hslV gene encoding ATP-dependent protease subunit HslV, which yields MDMQFRATTILAVRHQGKSAIGGDGQVTLGPMVMKNDAHKIRRLYDGKVAVGFAGASADAFALLERFEAKLRDFQGSVPRAATELAKDWRTDRALRRLEAMMIAMDRNHLLLISGTGDVIQPTDDILAIGSGGGFALSAARALVKHSTLPAEEIVRASLNIAGEICIYTNQNIDVVSLD from the coding sequence ATGGACATGCAATTTCGGGCAACCACAATCCTGGCCGTGCGGCACCAGGGCAAAAGCGCCATTGGTGGTGATGGCCAGGTAACGCTGGGCCCGATGGTGATGAAGAACGACGCCCACAAGATTCGTCGATTGTACGATGGTAAAGTGGCAGTGGGCTTTGCAGGTGCCAGTGCCGATGCGTTTGCATTGCTGGAACGTTTCGAAGCCAAACTGCGCGATTTTCAAGGGTCTGTCCCACGTGCTGCGACAGAATTAGCCAAAGACTGGCGAACCGATCGTGCGTTGCGTCGGCTGGAAGCAATGATGATTGCAATGGATCGCAACCACCTGCTGCTGATCAGCGGGACGGGCGACGTCATTCAGCCCACGGACGATATTCTGGCGATTGGTTCTGGTGGTGGGTTTGCATTGTCAGCCGCACGTGCGTTGGTAAAACATTCCACCCTGCCTGCGGAAGAGATTGTGCGTGCGTCGCTGAATATTGCTGGCGAAATTTGCATTTACACCAACCAGAACATTGATGTGGTGAGTTTGGATTAA
- the xerC gene encoding tyrosine recombinase XerC, which yields MDSYLADFMRYLSLEKNSSNYTVKSYREDLHQAVEFFRERSGNKSIAPLEITTRLIRAYQAWLHEQGYAKTTIARRMAAVRSWLRFLCRAGVITVNPAEGLRSPKADRKLPHFLSVDDIQRLLDAPGYETALGLRDHAILETLYSAGLRVGELVGLNLDDLELSEGLVTVRGKGKKERLALLGDYCVHAIRRWLVAREQMLEAVGKRSPAVFLNKLATRLSTRSVGRLLEKYLQETGLDPKTSPHTIRHSFATHLLDAGADIRGVQELLGHKNLTTTQVYTHVSTQRLQESYRKSHPRA from the coding sequence ATGGATAGCTATCTCGCGGACTTCATGCGGTACCTGTCGCTGGAGAAAAACTCATCGAATTATACGGTCAAATCGTATCGGGAAGATCTGCACCAGGCCGTGGAGTTTTTTCGAGAGCGAAGTGGCAATAAGAGCATTGCCCCCTTAGAAATCACCACCCGGTTGATCCGGGCTTATCAGGCCTGGCTTCATGAACAGGGCTACGCAAAAACCACCATTGCCAGGCGAATGGCAGCAGTTCGATCGTGGTTACGCTTCCTGTGCCGGGCGGGTGTAATTACCGTGAATCCCGCGGAAGGGTTACGCAGTCCAAAGGCCGATCGCAAACTACCACATTTTCTGAGTGTGGACGACATTCAGCGGTTACTTGATGCCCCGGGATACGAAACGGCATTGGGCTTGCGAGACCACGCGATTCTGGAAACGCTTTATTCCGCAGGCTTGCGGGTGGGCGAACTGGTGGGCCTGAACCTGGATGACCTGGAACTTTCGGAAGGTCTGGTGACGGTACGTGGCAAAGGGAAAAAAGAACGACTGGCCTTACTGGGCGACTATTGCGTGCATGCAATTCGTCGCTGGCTGGTTGCACGGGAACAGATGCTGGAAGCTGTTGGGAAACGATCACCTGCGGTTTTTCTGAACAAACTGGCGACGCGGTTATCCACGCGGAGCGTGGGCAGATTACTGGAAAAGTATCTGCAGGAAACAGGTCTCGATCCGAAAACATCGCCCCATACGATACGGCATTCCTTTGCCACTCATCTGCTGGATGCAGGCGCGGACATTCGCGGGGTGCAGGAATTGCTGGGCCATAAAAACCTGACGACCACCCAGGTATACACACATGTCTCGACACAGAGGTTGCAGGAAAGTTATCGAAAATCCCATCCCAGGGCGTAA